The Mycobacterium sp. EPa45 genomic interval GTTCAAGTCGGCGACTGCTGCGGCGGTGCCGCTCATGGTGACTCCTTCGGTCCTCGCGGGCAATGACAGTGCTGACTCCAGGCGCGCCCGCAATCGGGCGGCGAACGACGGATCCGGTTGTACGGGAGGGTCTTCGGTGGCCAAGACCCGCAATGGATCTGTCATGGGGCACCTCCCTCCGGATAGAGCTTTCTGAACGCGCGCCGGGCGCGCACGAGTAGGGCTTCGGTGGCGTGCACGCTGCGTCCGATCAGGTCCGCACACTCAGGTACCGAACAGTCGTCCATGTAGCGCAGGGTCAGCACCACGCGGTGTGCGTCGGGCAATCGGGCCAGCACACTTTCGGCGACGATTCGGTCCAGCTGGGCGTCCCACTCATCGGCCGCTTGGCCGTCGGGAACGTCGGCGACCGTCACCGACGGCCTGGCCGCGCGGCGCCGGTAGTGGTCGGCGAGTTTGTGCCGGGCCACGCCGAGCAACCAGGGGACCGCGAGAGGTGGCGGCGCCGAACGGCGGGCGGCGTCCATCGCGGCCAGGAACGTCTCCGAGGTGAGGTCCTCGGCGGTGGCCTGATCACCGCACCGGCGGACGAAGTAGCCGTAGACGACCGGTAGTGCGTCGTCGTAGAGCTCCAACAGCCGGTACGGAGCATCGGGTGGTTCCGGATCCGCGCTCACATCCCTATCGTCGTCGTGCGAGAGCGATCTCCGACGCGTCGGGACCAACTTTTTTCAGGCGACCGCTTCCGAGTCACGGATCAGAGCCGGCCGAGACCGTTCGCGACGACGTCGAACGCATCGCCCAGCGCCTGCGGCAGCGACACGGCCTCGTCGGCCAGCCAGTGCTCGTAGGCCGACAGCGCGACGCCGAGCATCAGCCAGGCGACCGACTGCGGTACCAGGTCGCCGGGCTTGCTGCCGGTGCGTGCGGCCACGAAGTCCGCGACCACTCCGCGCCAGCCGGCATACATGGTCATCGAGTGCGCCTGCAGCTCGGCGGTCTGCAGGATCACCCGCATCCGCTGCCGGTGCCGCTCGGTCTCGGAGGAGTCAAAAGTGTTGAACGCCAACAATGCTGAGCGTAATGCCAGGCTGATCGGTTCGTCGTCGCCGACCCGGTCGAACAGGTCGCGGAAGTGCTGCAGGTGGGCGTCGAAATCTCCCCAGGGGATCGCGTTCTTCGAGGAGTAGTACCGGAACAGAGTGCGCCGGGCTATCCCCGACGCCTGGGCCACGTCGTCGACGCTGACCGAGCCGAATCCGTAGTTCGCGAACAGATCGAGTGCGACGTCGGTGATGTGGTCCTGGGTGGTCGACCGGCGCCGGCCTACGCGGGCGCTCGGAGAACCCTGCGACGCACCCACAGCAGGACCCCCTGAACCAGCCGCCATCGATCCACCTCTTTCTTTTCGGCACTCGATGCCATATTCTTGCGATCTCGATCACAATTGTCGAGAACCTAGGCCGACGAAAGGGTGCTTTTCATGGAGCCGAGCCAGACAACCGAGACCGAAACCGAACTGGTGACCGAGTCGCTGGTCGAAGAGGTCTCCATCGACGGGATGTGCGGGGTCTACTGACCGTGCCCGCCCACGCTGTGGGCGATCCGGCTGTGGCCGGGTCGGCCTTCGACCCGGCACTCAGCTGGCGCCTGCATCCGCAGGTGGCCGTGCGCCCCGAGCCCTTCGGTGCACTGCTGTACCACTTCGGCACCCGGAAGCTGTCGTTCTTGAAGAACCGCACCATCCTGGCCGTGGTGAACTCGCTGGACGAACATCCCGACGCGCGATCCGCCCTGCGGGCCGCCGGCGTCGACGAGCCCGACGAGGCGCCCTACCTTCATGCGTTGAGTGTGCTGGTGACCTCGAACATGCTGACTTGCAAGGATTCTCAATGACTTCGGTGGTACCCCGGCTGATCGAGCAGTTCGAGCAAGGTCTTGACGCGCCGATCTGCCTGACCTGGGAACTGACCTACGCCTGCAACCTGGCGTGTGTGCACTGCCTGTCGTCGTCGGGCAAGCGCGATCCCCGCGAGCTGTCTACGGCGGAGTGCATGGGCATCATCGACGAGCTCGAACGCATGCAGGTCTTCTACGTCAACATCGGCGGCGGCGAACCCACTGTGCGGCCTGACTTTTGGGAGTTGGTCGACTACGCCACCGCCCACCACGTGGGGGTCAAGTTCTCCACCAACGGTGTGCGCATCACCCCCGAGGTGGCCGCGCGGCTGGCCGCCAGCGACTACGTCGACGTGCAGATCTCCCTGGACGGCGCGACCGCCGTAGTCAACGACGCAGTCCGCGGTCCCGGCTCGTTCGAGATGGCCACCCGAGCGCTCGAGAATCTCGCCGCGGCGGGGTTCTCCGACGCCAAGATCTCCGTGGTGGTCACCCGCCACAACGTCGACCAGCTCGATGAATTCAAAGCTCTCGCCGACCGCTACGGCGCCACCCTGCGCATCACCCGGCTACGTCCTTCCGGGCGTGGAGCCGACGTCTGGGACGAACTGCATCCCACTCCCGAGCAGCAGGTGACGCTCTACAACTGGCTGGTCGCCAAGGGCGAGGGAGTGCTGACCGGTGACTCGTTCTTCCACCTGTCCGGTCTGGGCGCGCCGGGTGCGTTGGCCGGCCTGAACATGTGCGGTGCCGGGCGGGTGGTGTGCCTGATCGACCCCGTCGGTGACGTCTACGCCTGCCCGTTCGCCATCCACGACCGGTTTCTGGCCGGAAACGTGGTGTCAGACAACGGTTTCGACAACGTCTGGAAGAATTCGCCGCTGTTCCGCGAACTGCGCGAGCCGCAGTCGGCCGGCGCCTGCGGAAGCTGCGGGCACTACGACGCCTGCCGGGGTGGCTGCATGGCCGCGAAGTTCTTCACCGGCCTGCCGCTGGACGGCCCCGACCCGGAATGCGTCGAGGGCTACGGGGTACCCGCCCTGGCAGGAGAGCGCGACAAGCCCCGCCCCAGCGCCGACCACTCCCGCGGCAAGCCGATCATGCTGACCCTGTCCACCCGGCCGCCGACCAAGCCCTGCAACGAAAGTCCGATCTGAGTCATGGCACGCGACACCTGGTTCGAAACCGTCGCCATCGCGCAGGAGCGCGCCAAGAAGCGCCTCCCCAAGTCTGCGTACGGCGCACTCATCGGGGGCAGTGAAAAGGGCCTCACCGTCAACGGCAACAACGAGGCCTTCAACGAGCTCGGCTTCGCGCCGCACGTCATCGGTGCTCTTGAAAAGCGTGACATGGCAACGACCGTCATGGGCCAAGAAGTTTCGCTGCCGGTGCTGATCTCGCCGACCGGGGTCCAGGCTGTGCACCCCGACGGAGAGGTGGCCGTCGCCCGCGCCGCAGCGGCCCGCGGTACCGCGATGGGGCTGTCATCGTTTGCCAGCAAGCCCGTCGAAGAGGTCGTTGCGGCCAACCCGAAGACGTTCTTCCAGATCTACTGGCTGGGTGGCCGGGACGCTATCGCCGCCCGCGCCGAGCGGGCCCGCGCGGCCGGGGCGGTCGGTCTGATCGTGACCACCGACTGGAGCTTCAGCCACGGGCGGGACTGGGGCAGTCCCAAGATCCCGGAGAAAATGGATCTGGCGACCATGGTCAAGATGAGTCCCGAGGTCCTCACCAAGCCGCGCTGGTTTTACCAGTGGGCCAAGACCCTGCGTCCGCCTGCGCTGTCGGTGCCGAACCAGGCCGCCAAGGGTGAGCCCGGTCCGGCGTTCTTCGACGCCTACGGCCAGTGGATGGGCACGCCCCCGCCGACCTGGGACGACATCGCCTGGCTGCGCGAGCTGTGGGGCGGACCCTTCATGCTCAAGGGCGTGATGCGTATCGACGATGCCAAACGCGCTGTGGATGCTGGCGTTTCGGCGATCTCGGTGTCCAATCACGGTGGCAACAACCTGGACGGCACGCCGGCATCGATCCGGGCGCTGCCTGCCATCGCCTCCGCGGTCGGCGATCAGGTCGAGGTGCTTCTGGACGGCGGCGTCCGCCGCGGCAGCGACGTTGTCAAGGCCCTGGCGCTGGGCGCTCGCGCGGTCATGATCGGGCGTGCCTACCTGTGGGGTCTGGCGGCCAACGGTCAGGCGGGTGTGGAGAACGTCCTCGACATCCTGACCGGCGGCATCGACTCCGCCCTACGAGGGCTGGGGAAGGCGTCGGTGCACGACCTGACACCCGAGGACATCCTGGTGCCGGACGGCTTCGTACGCGCGCTCGGAGTGCCCGGCGGCGAGGCGCACTGACTGCGCCATAGGCAAGCCTTTGGTGCTGGCGTGACTGACGGGACGATGGTGAACGCTCCGGGTGGACCGGTGCGTTCGGTTTCTGAAAGAAATCCGTCTTCTCCTCGAACAATTGGCGCACGGCAGGTGAATTCGGCCTACCATCGGCGCGTGGCTTTTCGGGGCGAGCTGGGCAACATGACATCACGGCAGCTTCGCGATACCTCGCCCACGATCTTGATCCCGGTCGGCTCGACCGAGCAGCACGGCCCGCACCTGCCGCTGGATACCGACACCCGCATCGCCACCGCGGTCGCCCGGGACGCGGCCGACCATCTCGACCGATCCGATCATGATCGTTATTTGCTCGCACCCCCGATCGCCTACGGCGCCTCGGGCGAGCACGAAGGGTTCGCCGGGACGGTGTCGATCGGCTCCGAGGTGCTGACGACCGTGCTGGTCGAGTACGGCCGGTCGGCGTGCGGCTGGGCGCGGCGGGTCGTCTTCGTCAACGGCCACGGCGGCAACCTGGAAGCGATGCGCTCGGCTGTGCGACTGCTGCGGGCCGAGGGCCGCGACGCCGCCTGGTGCCCCTGCCTCGCCGAGGGCGGTGACGCCCACGCCGGCCATACGGAAACGTCTGTATTGCTACATATTTCACCTGCGGACGTCCACACCGATGTTTGGTGTAGCGGGAACCGGGCACCACTGGCTACCCTTTTGCCGCAGATGCGTCACGGGGGGGTGGCTGCGGTGAGTGAGGTGGGCGTGCTGGGTGACCCGACGACGGCGACTCCGGTGGAAGGTGAGCGCATCTTCGCGGAGATGGTCGCGGATTGTTCGCGGCGGATCGATCGGTGGCGCCCGGCCGATGACGGGATGTTGCTATGACCCAGCCGCGGTTGCCCGACGGCTTCGCGGTCCAGGTCGATCGTCGCGTGCGCACCCTCGCCGAGGGCTCGGCCCTACTCGGTGGTTCCCCGACCCGGCTGCTGCGCCTGGCGCCGTCCGCCCAGACCTTGCTCGCCGGCGGTCGCCTCGAGGTACGCGACGCCGTGAGCGCGCAGCTGGCCCGTACGCTGCTCGACGCCACGGTCGCTCATCCACGCCCGGCCGGCGGTCCGTCACACCGGGATGTCACGATCGTAATCCCGGTGCGCGACAACCCGTTTGGACTCTACCGTCTGGTCATGTCGCTGCGTGGAATGCGGGTGGTGGTAGTCGACGACGGGTCGGAGACTTCGGTTCAGCCCGACGACTTCGCCGGCGCCCGCTGCGACGTCGAGGTGGTGCGCCACCCGCGTAGCAAGGGGCCGGCGGCCGCCCGCAACACGGGGCTGGTGGCCTGCACAACAGATTTCGTCGCCTTCCTGGATTCCGATGTTGTGCCGCGGCGCGGCTGGCTGGAGGCGCTGCTTGGGCATTTCTGCGACCCCGCGGTGGCGCTGGTTGCTCCCCGCATCGTCGGGCTCGGGCACAGTGATCAGTTGGTCGCCCGGTACGAGGCAGTGCGGTCATCGCTGGACCTCGGTGAGCGGGAAGCGCCGGTGATGCCCTACGGCCCGGTGTCCTACGTGCCCAGTGCGGCGATCATCTGCCGGCGTTCTGCGCTTCTCGAGGTCGGGGGCTTCGACGAGACGCTGCCGTCGGGGGAGGACGTCGACCTGTGCTGGCGACTCATCGAAGCGGGCTCCCGGCTGCGCTACGAGCCGATCGCACTGGTCGCCCACGAACACCGCACCCAGATGCGGGAGTGGCTGGGCCGCAAGGCATTCTATGGCAGTTCGGCGGCTCCGCTGTCGATCCGGCATCCGGACAAGATGGCTCCGGTGGTGATCTCGGCATGGAGCCTGCTGGTGTGGTTACTGATGGCGTTGGGCTCGGTGACCGGTTGTGTGGCGTCGCTGGTCTTCGCCGGGGTGACCACTCGCCGCACGGCCAAGGCCATGCAGAACACCGATGCCGGGATCTCCGCCGTGGTACAGCTGGCCCTGCGTGGCATCGGTGCTGCCGCTCTGCAACTGTCGGCGGCGGTCTGCCGGCACTATTGGCCGCTGGCCCTGGTGGCGGCCCTGCTGTCCCGGCGGTGCCGGCAGGTGATCCTGGTTGCCGCGGTGCTCGACGGAGTCCAGGACTGGCTCCGCCGCAACCGCGGGACCGAGGTGGAGGGCAAGCCGATCGGCCTGCTCGCCTACCTGTTCTTCAAGCGCCTCGACGATCTGGCCTACGGCGCCGGGTTGTGGACGGGTGTGGTCCGCGAGCGCACATTGCGGCCGCTGAAGCCGCAGATCAAAACCTGACTCGGTGGTCGACCCCGTAGCGCACAGCGACGTCCTGATCGTCGGTGCGGGCAGCGCCGGATCCGTGCTGGCCGAACGTCTCTCGGCGGACCCCGCCTGCCGGGTCACTGTCGTGGAAGCCGGGCTCGGCCCCGACGCACCCGGAGTCCGGGAGCTCACCCGCAACGGCCTTCAGCTGCCCATCGGCGCTGCGAGCCCGCTGGCCCAGCGCTATCGCACCCAGCTGACTGATGAGCCGCCCCGCGGCGCCGACCTGGTGCGCGGTGTGACGGTGGGCGGCTCCGGTGCGGTCAACGGCGGCTATTTCTGCCGGGCACTGCCGATCGACTTCGACGGGCCGGGCCTGCCGGGCTGGTCGTGGCACGAGGTCGGTCCGCACTACCGCGCCATCGAGACCGACCTCGATTTCCCCGATCGCGCCGACGGTGGTCCCATCGCGATCCGGCGCACCCACGAACTCGTCGGCAGCACAGCAGCTTTCGCCGACACTGCCCACGCCTTCGGATTGCGCTGGCTACCTGACCTCAATGCCGAACCGGTCGGGGACAACGCGCCGCCGGGAATCGGGGCGGTGCCGCTGAACATCGTCGACGGTGTCCGCAGCGGTCCCGGCGCGGCATTCCTGGAACCGGCCATCGCCCGGCCGAATCTGACGGTGCTGCCGGGCACCCGCGTCCTGCGGCTCCGGTTATCCGCCGGGCGGGTGGTCGGGGTGGACACCGCGGGACCGAGCGGGCCCGCTTCGTTGCAGGCGGATCGGGTCGTGTTATCGGCGGGTGCCATCGGGTCGGCGCAACTTCTGATGCTCTCCGGTATTGGTCCCGCCGTGACCCTGAACCGGCTCGGCATCGCGGTCTCGGCCGACCTACCGGTGGGGCGACGAACCTGGGACCACCCGGAGTGGGTGCTGCCAACCACATGGACGGTCGTCCCACAACGGCCGGTGCTCGAAGTGGTGCTGGTGGCTGATGGAATCGAAATCCGGCCTTACACAGGCGGTTTCATTGCGATGGTCGGTGACGGTACCCTCGGCCGCCCAGACTGGCCGCATCTCGGGGTGGCGCTGATGACTCCTCGCGCCCACGGCCGCGTCTCGCTGGTGTCGGACGATCCCATGGTGCCCCCGTTGATCGAACACCACTACGACGGCGCCGCCGAAGACGTGGCCGCGTTGCGGCGCGGCTGCGAATACGCCGCCGAGATGCTCGGAACGACGACGCAGCTCGGCGAACCGATGTGGTCGACATCGCAGCATCTCTGCGGCACCGCACCGATGGGTCACGACAGCGACGACTACGCCGTCGTCGACCCGCGGTGCCGGGTGCGGGGGATCGACAACCTCTGGGTGGTGGACGGCTCAGTGCTGCCGCGGATCACCGGTCGCGGCCCCCACGCGACGATCGCGATGATCGGGCACCGGGTCGCCGAATTCGTCTCGGCGGGTTAGGTTTCGGACGAACCGCAATTGCCGGCCGTCACGGCCGGGGGCCCACAGCCCGATCAGAATCGCGGCGACGGCGACGAGGATCGATAGCACGCTGATCGAACTCTGCATTGCGTGCAGGAATGCTGACTTGCTGATCTCGGCCAGTTGCGTGCCCGCCGGTCCGATCCGGGTGGACACCGCCAGCGCCTCTGCCAGTGATCCCCCGGCGGCCTCTCGCACCGGGGGCGGGAATGCGGCTAGCTGGTCGCCGAGGCGGTGGGTGTACTGCCCGGCCAATATCGAGCCGGCCAGGGCGATGCCCAGCGCGGCGCCGACCTCGCGGACAGTGTCGTTGACGGCTGATGCCACCCCCTGCTTGTCGTCGGGCGCGGCGTTCATGATCGCCGATGTCGTCGGCGCGGTGCACAGCCCGATGCCGGTGGCGAGCACCAGCAGTGGCCAGGCCAAGTCGATGTACGACGAATCGACGCGCAGCGTGAGCAGGCAGACGAACCCGGCCGCGAGGAACAGCAGTCCGGTGAAAATGACCAGGCGCAGACCCAATCGGGGCAGATACCAGGACGACGTCACCGAGAGAACGGCCAGCGGCAGCGTCAGGGGGGTGAAGGCCAGTGCTGTCTGCAGTGCCGAATAGCCCAGGATCAGCTGCGTGTACTGCATGACCAGATACATGAACCCGAAATTGGCCAGGAAGAACACCGCGATGGCGGCCGCTCCGGTGGCGAAATCGGCTCGGCGGAACAGGGATACGTCGAGCAGCGGATGGCGGCGGCGAACCTCGAAGACACCAAACGCCACTGTCAGCGCCAGACCCGCGCCGAGACAGCCGATCACCAGCGGGTCCGACCAGCCCCGCTGCGGCGCCTCGATGATGCCGAACACCAACACCGCGACGGCCCCGCCGATCAGCGCGGCGCCCGGCCAGTCCACCGCAGGGGCATCGGCATCGCGTGAATCGCTGACCGTCCATGTGAGCACGAACAGCAACACGCCGGCGCCGGCCAACGCCCAGAAGATCGACTGCCACGGCCAAAAGCGCAGCAGCAGGCCGGAACCCAGCATTCCGACGACCGCGCCACAGCCTGCCACTGCGGCCCAGATGCCGACGGCCTTGGTGCGTTTTGACTTCGGATAGACCACCGTGAGCAGCGACAATGTGGCGGGCATGATGAATGCGGCACCGGCGCCGGCGACCGCCCGAGCGGCGATGATCTGGATCGGGGCATCGAAGACGAGCGGAGCCAACGAGGCCAGCGCGAAGATCGACAAGCCGATCAGCAGGGCGCCGCGGCGGCCGTACCGGTCACCGATGGCCCCGGCCGGGAGTAACAGACACGCCAGTACCAGGGTGTAGCTGTCGACCACCCAGGTCAGCTGGGATTGGGTCGCCGAGGTGGTGACGGCGATGTCGCCCAGCGCGGTGTTGAGGGCGACCATCGAGGAGATCACCAACGCCACACCCAGGCAGGCGACGGTCAGAGTCCACGTTCGCTGCAGAGTCGAGACGTCACGCAGCCGGGTATCGGTACCCTTGTCGGGCCGGATCAAGGTGTCCACGTCAGGCGCCTTCCTTCGGTCGGGGGTCCTGTTTGGGACTATCCGTCTCGAAAGTATTCAAACGTGCGAAGCATCACCGGAGAGGATTTGGTCATGGCGAGCCGGCGTAGCGACCCCAGACCTGCGCGTTCGCGCGCGCGGTTATTGGACGCCGCAACGGCATTGCTTCGGGCCGGCGGGCCCAGCGCGGTAACTGTCGACGCCGTCACCCGCGGAGCCAACGTCGCCAGGGCCACCCTCTACCGGCATTTCCCAAGCGGCAACGACCTGCTGGCCGCCGCCTTCCACAGCCTGATTCCGCCCGCGCCGATGCCGCCGGAGTCCGGGACCCTGCGAGAGCGCCTGCTAGCCCTGATGCAGGCGCAGTCCGACCTCATCTCGGAGACGCCGGCATTGTTGACGGCCACCTACTGGCTGGCGCTGGGCCCGGACATGGAACACATGCCCGAAAAGGGCGGCGGCTCCGACAGCCCAGAGGTGCGCACGCTGCGGGAGCGGGTCGCCCAGCAGTACGGAGCCCCCTTCGACGCGATCTTCGACAGTCCGGACGCTCGACGAGAACTCGGCGAGGTGGACCGGGCGCAAGCCATCATGCTGCTGATCGGGCCCCTGGTGGCCGGTCGGATCAGCACGCTGGCCGACTTCGACTACCGAGAATGCGCGCGTGCCGCGGTGGACGGCTTTCTGGCCGTCCACCGAATCGGCGAAATCACTTCAGCGAGTAGCGAATCGGCAGGCGCTTGAGTCCACCGACGAAGGTGGTGGCCATCAGCTCGGGCTCGCCGGCGAGTTCGATGGACTTGATGCGCGGGACGAGTTCGGTGAAGAAGCTGTTCATCTCCATCCGGGCCAGGGCAGCACCCAGGCAGAAGTGCACGCCGTAGCCGAAGGACAGGTGCTTGTTGGGGTCGCGGCCGACGTCGAAGCGCATCGGGTCGTCGAACACCTCGTCGTCGCGATTGGCCGAAACATAGGACAGCAGAACAGCTTCGCCCTTGGCGATCGGCACGCCGCGGACCTCGGTGTCGGCTTGGGCGGTGCGCATGAACTCCTTGACCGGCACCACGCACCGGATCATCTCCTCGACGGCGGTGCCCATCAGGCCGGGGTCGTTCTGCAACCGCTGCAGTTCTGCCGGGTTGCGGATCAGTTCCAGCAGTCCGCCGGCGATGCCGGCGCTGGTGGTGTCGTGGCCGGCGCTGGCGACGATCACGTAGTAGGAGGCGGTGTCCATGTCGGACAACGGCTCTCCGTTGATCGTGGCGTTGGCGATCGCCGAACTGAGGTCTTCGGTGGGAGTTTCGCGGCGCGAGGCCGTCAACGCATTGAAGTAGTTGAAGAAGTCCAGCAGCACCGCGAGCATGTCGTCGGTCGAGCCGCCGCGCTGTAGTTCCTGGTCGTCACCGCCGAACATCTCCTGGGTGAGCTTGAGCATGCGCGGGAAGTCCGACTCCGGCAGCCCCAGCAGGGTCAGAATGATGTAGAGCGGATAGTTGACCGCGATCTCCCGGACGAAATCCAGCTCGGGACCCTGCTCGAGCATCTTGTCGACGTAGATCTTGGCCAGTTCGTCGCAGCGAGTCTTCAAGGCGCGCATGGCTTTTGGGCGGAACCAGTCGGCGCCGATCTTGCGCATGTCGCGGTGAAGCGGGTCATCCATGTGGATCAGCGTGCGCAGGCCGATCCCCGCCTCCATCTGCGCACGCAACACGTCGTCGGCCTCGGCGATCGCCAGCAGTGGGCGCGGGTCGTTGGTGAACAGGTCGTTCTGTCGTTCGATGTCCATGATGTCGGCGTGCTTGGTGATCGCCCAGAACGGCCGGTACCCCTCGGCCTCGACCCACGACACCGGAGCATGCGCACGCAGATGAGCAAGCGAGGAGTGCATCCGCGTCTCGTCTGTGTAGCCCAGCGGACTGGCCAGAACCCGGGCCGCCTTGTCCATGATCCGTGGGGTCATCGGGTCTCCTCGCTCGCTCATAACAGAAACTTGACGGGTGTCAGGTTGCTAGTTTGGCGGCGATTCTGCCAGGTCGCAGGCAATTGACGCTAATTCCCAGGTCACGACTCGGGACGGCCGCCGCGTAGGCTCGATTCTCGTGCCACACCTAACGAGCCGAGGAATCCGGCGCGCAGTGGTGCTGCTGCTGACCGTCGCGGCCGTCGTCGCGTGCACGCACAACGGCAGCGAGTCGCACCCGCCGGTCGCTGCGGCGGCGGAGCCGGGGCCCGCGGTGGTACAGACCGCGGGGGGCGCGGTGCGCGGTGTGGTGGCTCCCGGATATCGGGTCTTCGACGGCATTCCCTACGCAGCCGCGCCGGTGGGGGCGATGCGTTGGCAGCCGCCGCAACCGGCCGCACCATGGCAGGGGGTGCGCGACGCCACCAAACCCGGCCTGCGCTGCATCCAAGACACCAGCAACGATCCCGACTACGGGCGCCCCACCGGCGAGGACTGCCTGAACCTCAATGTCTGGAGTCCCGACGGCGCCGCCCCGTCCCGCCAGAAACCGGTGATGGTGTGGATTCACGGCGGCGGATTCCTGAACGGCAGCGCCGACATCTACGACGCGCGCTGGCTGGCCACCCAGGGCGATATCGTCGTCGTCACCGTCAACTACCGGCTGGGGACCCTCGGGTTCCTGGCGCATCCCGCGCTGAGCCCGAACGGCGACATCGGCAATTACGGCCTGGCCGATCAGCAGGCCGCGCTGCGGTGGGTTCGTGACAACATCGCCGAATTCGGCGGTGACCCAACCAAAGTCACCATTGCCGGCGAATCGGCCGGTGCGATGTCGGTGTGCGACCACCTAGTCGCGCCGGAGTCGGCCGGGTTGTTCCGCGCCGCGATCATGCAAAGCGGTCCGTGTGAGGCGCAGGCAGACCGCGCGACCGCTCAGCGGGTGAGTGCCGATTACGCGACCAGCGCGGGCTGCAGCGACCCGGCCGCGGTCGCCGCCTGCCTGCGGTCGCTGCCGCCCGAGACCCTGCAGCGCGCACCGCTGTATGTCGGGTTCGGGCCCGACAAGCTGACCGGCCCGGTCACCGGAACCGACCGGTTACCCGCCGATCCGATGACCGCATTCGCATTGAACCGCGTTCCCCGGATCCCCGTGCTCGTCGGCAGCAACGGGGATGAGTTCGCGATGTTCACCGCGATCCAATTCCTCAAGGACGGGGGGCGATTGCCGCCCTATCCGCAGCTGATCGCCACCACGTTCGGTCCGGATGCCGCTGCGGTGGCCGCGCACTATCCGCTCGAATGGTACGGGGGAAGTGAAGGCCTCGCGTATT includes:
- a CDS encoding carboxylesterase/lipase family protein; protein product: MPHLTSRGIRRAVVLLLTVAAVVACTHNGSESHPPVAAAAEPGPAVVQTAGGAVRGVVAPGYRVFDGIPYAAAPVGAMRWQPPQPAAPWQGVRDATKPGLRCIQDTSNDPDYGRPTGEDCLNLNVWSPDGAAPSRQKPVMVWIHGGGFLNGSADIYDARWLATQGDIVVVTVNYRLGTLGFLAHPALSPNGDIGNYGLADQQAALRWVRDNIAEFGGDPTKVTIAGESAGAMSVCDHLVAPESAGLFRAAIMQSGPCEAQADRATAQRVSADYATSAGCSDPAAVAACLRSLPPETLQRAPLYVGFGPDKLTGPVTGTDRLPADPMTAFALNRVPRIPVLVGSNGDEFAMFTAIQFLKDGGRLPPYPQLIATTFGPDAAAVAAHYPLEWYGGSEGLAYSAAVTDSLFACPADRIASGMAHTGPVYAYEFNDRTAPAPDPLRAAPFPVGASHSLELRYLFDVGGARPLDPAQRALSDQMVSYWSDFVKTGIPAGVGLPDWPKFGADGATGKRMSLQTGALSITTDFSSRHQCPFWAGMKGAR